Within the Pengzhenrongella sicca genome, the region CTCAGGCCCAGCCCCGCTCCGAGGCACACCACGGCGACGACCGCCATGATGACGATCGTGCGCCGACCTCCGGCGACCTGCGTGCTCATTGCTCTCCTTCGGTGGTACCGGACGTGCAGACGGTCTCGGGAACGCGCCTCACCTGGACGCCTGGGCGGCCTTCTCGACCATCGCGTTGAGCTCGTCCTGGTGCGCGTCGATAAATTCCTGCTCGAGCGCGAACTGCGCCTCGAGCGCCGTCCGGGCGGAGCCGGTGCTGTCCTGGCAGGTGCGGTCGGCGGTCGCCGTCGCAATCTCCTGATCGCGGATCTCGGCGAGGGCGGCCTCGTCCGGCGTGCCGGTCTCCTCGTCGTACGGGATCTCATTAATCAGGTCGTTGATGCTGTTCTGCGCCTCTTGCGGGTTGGCGAAGTCATACCCCTCCTCCGCCATGCAGTCAGCCCACTTGGCGTACGCCGCGATCGTCCGCTCGTCGGTCTGGGCGTCCTCGTAGAGCTCCGACATCGCGTCGACGAGCTCCTTGAACTCCGGGTCGTCCCAGATCTGGCTCTCCTCGTACACCTCGTGCTGGGCCTTGCCCTGGCACCCGGCCCTCGTCCAGTCGTACTCCTGGAGCTCTTCCTCGTCGACAGGCTCCTCGGACATCGACTGCGGTCCGTACAGGGCCAGGTAGAAAGCCGCCTGCTCGCTCTCGCTCATCGATGCGACGTAGTCCGTGTTGGGGTCCACGTACTCCTGCACCTCGTCCGGGTTCGGCATGTCCTGCGAGGTCGTCGCGCCGTACCCGTACTGCTGGGCGAACTCGAGCGAGTCCGACGCGGGCATGCCGTCGTCCTCGTCGTCGACTAACGAGGCCTGGCCGGAATAGTCCTGCGGCGTGTACTCGAAGCCCTCGTCCTGCATGCAGGCGGCCACGATCTCCTCGGAGCGGGCCAACTGCGCGTCCGCGTCGGCCTGGTCCCGCGAGCCGCCGATCTGCTCCTGGAACGGCGTCAGCGGGCTGTCCTCGTAGGTCACGGTCGCGTCGTCTGAGGGTCCACCCCCGTTCGAGGGGCCACCCCCGTCCGAGAGGCCACCCCCGTCCGAGCTGCTGCATCCGGTCAGCAGGACCAGGGCCAGAGCCCCGGTCGCGAATACGGCGGTGATCGGTGTGCTTCTCATCGTGTCAGGCTCCTTCGGCGCGGTGCAGTCACAGTCGGCGGTGCTGGCGTTAACCGGACCCCAGCGCCCTGCCAGGGGTGCCGGGATCCCGTCAACAGCGTCGCCATGCGGACCAGCAACTGGCGGCGCTGCGCGGCCCACGCCCGGAACTCCTCATCAGATCTCATGGATTGCTCTCCGTTGGTTCATACCCCTCAGACGCGTCCGGCACGGTAATCGGTTGCACGCCCCACGACACCGGAAGTCACGGGGGCATGTGCCGCGTGACGACCGCCCGTCCGGCCCGCCTGTCGCACCGCACGCACGGAGCGCGACGATCGGGGCACAACGCCCACCGCCCAGCGCGAGCGCTCCGTCGAGTGGCGACCGGACCGCGCCTCGATCCGCCAAGAAGGACTCCTGAGGCAACGCCTCTCGCAACGTTCCCGGTTGCCCGCTTCCCTTAGATCACCACTGCGCATAATCGCTGCCTCGTGGGTGGTAAATCCTTCACACGGCAGTCTGGCATTCAGCCCGAAAAGGGGGGGTCGCGACCAGCACTGAACGCCACATAGACGCCGACGTGCTCGTCGCTGAGCGACAGTTACCTGGCGTCAGGCCAATGTCCGCTGGAGCCAAGGAATCTGTACCTGCTGAATTACGCTGCTGACGGGCTCGCCTGCCGGCGACCGGAGCGGTCTCTGCCGCGGAATTCCACTCCAGGAATAGGAGCGACCTTCGGGTTTGCCGAGTCAGTGCATCGTCGCCTCGAATCGCTCCTCGGTTGGCGCGCAAGCGGAGGCTTAGCTCAAATTCCCTCGATCTGCCCGTAGTCGACGAGACGTTGAGCGACGTCCCGTAGTTTTTCGTTTCGGTGCTGGCTGACGCGGATGAGCATCGCGAAAGCATGCTCTGGCGTCACCCGGTGCCGCTCGATGAGGATGCCCTGCGCTTGTCCGATGACCTGCCTGGTCTCCACCGA harbors:
- a CDS encoding ANTAR domain-containing protein, producing MFAAHAAVAYAAARKQASLSRSVETRQVIGQAQGILIERHRVTPEHAFAMLIRVSQHRNEKLRDVAQRLVDYGQIEGI